The genomic interval GGTCCCCACGATCCTACATAATCGATATACTGTTTACCGTCAACGTCTATAAGGATAGACCCATCAGCCTGATCGAAAAAGACAGGTGACCCACCTACAGCATTAAAAGCCCGGGCCGGAGAATTTACACCGCCGGGAATAAATTTTTGTGCTCGCTTAAATAACTTTTCGCTCTTTTCTTGCATATTCAAATAATTAATTTTAATCCCATGTTATCTTGAATTCATGTCAGGATCAGCATGACATGAACCGTTGGTTACAATTTATTCTTTAATATTTTCGATGCAGCTTTTGCAAAATACGTTGCAATGAGGTCAGCACCAGCACGTTTAAAGCCAACCAGCGTTTCCACCATAACTTGTTCTTCATCTAGCCAACCTTTTTCGGCCGCGGCTTTTAACATCGCATATTCACCAGATACATTATAAACGGATACCGGCACGCTTACATTCTCCTTAACCGCCCGAATTACATCCATGTACGGCAGTCCGGGCTTAACCATCACGATGTCTGCTCCTTCCTGTTCGTCCAGCTGTGCCTCTTTAATAGCTTCCTGCACGTTCGCCGGATCCATCTGGTAGGTTTTTTTATCACCAAAACCGGGCGCAGAGTCCAGTGCATCTCGAAAGGGCCCGTAGTAAGCGGAGGCATATTTAGCACTGTAGGCCATAATGCCAGTGTGGTTAAATCCTTGTTCATCAAGTGCTTGGCGCATGGATCCAATACGTCCATCCATCATATCTGATGGAGCCACCATATCAGCTCCCGCTTCGGCATGACTTACGGCCATTTTCGTCAGCACTTCTACGGATTCATCGTTCAAAATTTTACCATCTTCTACAATACCATCG from Fodinibius salinus carries:
- the hemB gene encoding porphobilinogen synthase, with protein sequence MTHGQFPYIRGRRLRASGAIRDMVAEHNLKPADFIAPVFVMEGENEKVEIPSMPDYYRYTLDLLLEEVQELKNVGIRSLVIFAKVPKNKKDNKGTEALNSEGLMQRAVRAIKEQFPEMLVMTDIAMDPYSSYGHDGIVEDGKILNDESVEVLTKMAVSHAEAGADMVAPSDMMDGRIGSMRQALDEQGFNHTGIMAYSAKYASAYYGPFRDALDSAPGFGDKKTYQMDPANVQEAIKEAQLDEQEGADIVMVKPGLPYMDVIRAVKENVSVPVSVYNVSGEYAMLKAAAEKGWLDEEQVMVETLVGFKRAGADLIATYFAKAASKILKNKL